In Mytilus edulis chromosome 13, xbMytEdul2.2, whole genome shotgun sequence, a single window of DNA contains:
- the LOC139500888 gene encoding uncharacterized protein, with product MVMASVISCGPCLYDETHQNASKWCTNCEEGLCKDCEKTHRKTKTSRNHKLISIDDYRKIEDVPISLVCSVHDKKLEWFCKSHDKTLCVVCLPTEHGSCSDVIPIDVAAAKSKQSTAISDLQEAIEVTLRNITLCINNRNTARKDIEKQEKDIRTIVRVTRTKINNYLDKLEEKLIQTLASASETCNSKCNNSLQQFNTQEVQMIKLKDQVLQMKEFASELQVFLGTRQIDKLVMSETESIKTAADSIYDYKFSLVLNSDIQKLSNAVFKEFGEIQVAEHASNLDIKELKIEQAQMQQKVRNVQPSRNVADVKLQLITNVGLRKEGKMCITGCAILPNGHLLFANYKNKHNLLEYCEEGNYIGSIQVSAAPYDITVLDSDRIAISYGRKKFFEIYNYRTSRSEKTIETGDRCWGLSQSNGKIYVRLELNQVAMFDIKENKVCTVAAAGELYISVAKNNYFCSSYSNRNVCCYDVNGQELWKFQVDCLRHPYGLATDCSGNVFVVGRISRNLMLIQHDRKTYKNLLDFGEDSDPRTVCYEKDKNLLLYCNEEGDHCALYKVLYP from the coding sequence atGGTCATGGCTAGCGTTATATCTTGTGGTCCATGTCTGTACGACGAAACACATCAGAACGCTAGTAAATGGTGCACCAATTGTGAAGAGGGTTTATGTAAAGATTGCGAGAAAACTCATAGGAAAACTAAAACGTCTAGGAACCATAAACTTATCTCGATTGACGATTACCGGAAGATAGAAGACGTTCCAATCTCTCTCGTCTGCAGCGTACATGACAAGAAACTAGAGTGGTTTTGTAAATCTCACGACAAAACTCTTTGTGTGGTATGTTTGCCGACTGAACACGGATCTTGTTCTGATGTCATACCAATAGACGTAGCTGCTGCAAAGTCAAAACAATCCACGGCTATATCCGACTTGCAAGAGGCCATTGAGGTAACATTACGTAATATAACACTTTGcatcaacaatagaaatactGCTAGAAAGGATATCGAAAAGCAAGAAAAAGATATCAGGACAATTGTTCGAGTTACgagaacaaaaataaataactattTGGACAAGCTGGAAGAAAAATTAATCCAAACATTGGCATCAGCATCAGAAACATGCAATTCAAAATGTAATAACTCTCTACAACAGTTTAATACACAAGAGGTACAGATGATCAAACTAAAAGATCAAGTATTGCAGATGAAAGAGTTTGCATCCGAACTACAAGTATTTCTTGGAACGCGTCAAATAGACAAATTAGTTATGAGTGAAACAGAATCCATAAAAACTGCAGCTGATTCTATATATGATTACAAATTCAGCTTGGTTCTTAACAGTGATATTCAGAAATTATCAAATGCCGTATTTAAAGAGTTTGGAGAAATCCAAGTCGCTGAACATGCCTCAAATTTAGACATAAAAgaactaaaaatagaacaggctCAAATGCAGCAAAAGGTACGAAATGTACAACCATCGAGAAATGTCGCTGACGTAAAACTACAACTAATAACAAATGTTGGTTTAAGAAAAGAAGGAAAGATGTGTATCACAGGTTGTGCTATATTGCCAAATGGACATCTATTGTTTGcgaattacaaaaataaacacaacctATTGGAGTACTGTGAAGAAGGTAACTACATCGGCAGTATTCAAGTTTCTGCTGCCCCGTATGATATAACAGTGCTAGATTCGGATCGCATTGCAATCTCATACGGCAGAAAAAAATTCTTCGAAATATATAACTATCGAACTAGTCGGTCTGAGAAAACGATAGAGACTGGAGACCGCTGCTGGGGATTAAGTCAGtcaaatggtaaaatttatgtCAGACTTGAGCTTAACCAAGTTGCCATGTTTGACATTAAGGAAAATAAAGTATGTACTGTGGCTGCAGCAGGCGAACTTTATATCTCTGTAGCAAAAAACAACTATTTCTGTTCAAGCTATTCAAATCGCAATGTATGTTGTTATGATgtgaatggacaagaactatggaagtttcaagttgattgctTGCGACATCCGTACGGCCTAGCAACTGATTGCAGTGGGAACGTTTTCGTTGTTGGTCGTATATCTAGAAACTTGATGCTAATACAACATGACAGGAAAACATATAAAAACTTGCTTGACTTCGGAGAAGATTCTGATCCGCGTACGGTATGCTATGAAAAGGACAAAAACCTTCTACTTTACTGCAACGAAGAAGGTGAtcattgtgcattgtataaagTATTGTACCCGTGA